The Bacillota bacterium genome contains the following window.
CATCTTCACCTCCCTTTCAATATGGACCACCCCTGAATCTCCAACATATGTCCTGGCAGTTATACGCGATGGCCGTCCGAAGACATAATCCCCCACATCCAGTATGGATAATCCATTGACCTGGCCTACCACAGCCCCCTCCGTTTCTATATAGATTATCCCCTTCTCTATGAGTTCGCGTATCTTCTCCTCCACCTTATTTGACCTATAGATTTTCTCCTCGATGGCCCTGTCTACATGTGACGCCGTTACAATTGGCGCCGAATCAGCTTCTGCCAACGCATTTGCTTCATATATGATCTCAACTACATCGTTGAATCTGGTGGAGAGTTTATCTTGTTTCTCCAGGAGACGGGAGCTGTATTCAATGACCCGGGCGACGCCTGATCTATCGAACGGCCGAAGATTCTGCCTTTTACACACTGATGCAATGAATTGCGCATACTTATTCATGTGCTCGGGGGTCCTATCCATTTCATCATCAAAGTCTGCTTTGACTTTGAAATATTTCCTGAAGTCTTCGTCTAGGTGATACAGGAGTTGATAAAGATAAGGTGTCCCGATTAGAATGACCTTGACATCCACCGGAATGGGCTGCGGCTTCAAAGTCACCGTAGGAATGATCCGAAATTGCTCCCCTATGTTTTCGACCCGGGCTTCCCCATTTTTGAGGGTGCGTTTCAATGTATCCCAGGCCAGCGGGTCGAAAAGAAGGTCTCTGGCCTGAAGAATAAGGATGCCCCCATTTGCCCTGTGGATGGCTCCTGACCTGATCATGGTGAAATCAGTGAAGAATGTGCCCATTTGGCCTTTATATTCGATCTTGCCGAAGAGGTTGTAGTAGGTCGGGTTTGTCTCATATATTACCGGAGCTCCACGGGTCTCGGAATTGTTCACGAACAGGTTCACGGTCAACCGCCTGAGGTAGCTCATCTCAGGTGAAGAACCGGGTTGAGCTGCTCTGTCGCCTGTTTCTCTGGAGGCATCTACGGCCTCGTCGCCTGATGCCCTTGAGATCTCAGCCCTAATCTGACCCAAGTTCCTTGGCAAATCTTCCCTAAGGGAATCCAAGTAGCTCGCTACAACTGGATAATCTTTGTATTTCTCCTGGATCCGATCTAGATGAGGGCCTATAGAATAAGATATGACTTCCCGGTCCAGCTGCTTTATCCTGAGAGTTCCTTCCCTTTCCAGCTCCCGTATTCGCCTGACTGACTCATTCATCTGAGCCTGTAGTCTCCGGTTCTTTTCCTGTATCGCTTGTCTGGCCTCCTGGGGCAGATTCTGAAATTCCTCCTGAGTAAGGGGTGAGCCATCTTCCTTTAGTGGAATCGTCACGATTCCTGCCGGGGTTTGATTCAGGGTGAACCCCTCCTGCTCGGCTCTTTTATGCAGCGTAAGGAGGGTTTCTTCTATCATACTATGAATTTCCTGTAGAATACTTGTTTTTTGTTTTTCATATTCATCGCTTTCAAATGCCCTTGGTATGACCTGCTTGAGATCCTCAACTAGGTCCCTCATATCTTCCCGAAACTGCTCCCCAACCCCCGCTGGAAGCCTCAAAGCCAATGGTACATCAGGTTCATGGAAATTATATACATAACACCAATCGTCAGGAATAGGCCTATTCTCGGCGAACTTTTTGGCTGCCTGCTGAACATAGGTGCTTCTACCGGTGCCGGTAGGTCCAGTGACGAAGATATTATATCCTGGGTTTCTCATTGCCAGCCCAAACTGAACGGCGCGCATGGCCCGTTCCTGGCCGATGATCTCATCCAGGGGAGGAAGCTCTTCGGTGGTCTGAAACGGAAGACATGATTGGTCACAATCATAGCGCAATTCGTCCGGAGACAACTCACGATAGCCAGCCAAGGCAGATCCCTCCATTCATGGGGCCATTCGGGATATGTAGATAGCCAGGCCCGGATTTAGATTATGCGCGCACCATATACAATGCGACTGTGAGCCGCCGGCCGACACGATCGACACTATCACCGACATTATCCTTGAAGTCCGGACTCGGCGACCTACGGGCAAAAGCGCGGGGATCTAATAACTGATCAGAGCAGCCACACATGAAAAACCTTTCTCTATAGTTCTATGAGTTATCGCAGTCTCCTGCCGCCATCCAGTCTCCTACCACCATTCGTGTCATCATGCGGCTACCAGGCGCCGCGCAAGATTAGCTCGTATTTTCAATTTGAGCTTTGCTCCTATCAAAGGATGGGTGGGTGTCTGATGATTGGCGACATTTTGGTCAGGCCTCCGGGGCGGACGACTACTTTTCCGCCGCCTAAAAGCGCGGGTGACAGGCTCTTAGTCAGGTCCCTAAGGTGGATGGCGAGTTTCCGGCCACCTCAACCTGCTGGTGACGGAGTTTTAGTCAGATCTCTGAGGTGGGTGGCGAGTCTCTAGCCACCTCAAAGCGCTGGTGACGAGGTTTTAAGCAGGTTCCGCGCCGAAGTGGCTAAGGAGTCGTCAGCTTGCCCGCTGAGGTGGTATTATTATCGTCAGGTTAGGAAGGTTTTGGAAAGTTCTGGATAGTGCTCACCCTGGGTTGACCAAAATTTAGGCAGGTTTCGCTGAAAGGTGACTAGAATCTCGCCAGCTTCTGGTTCGAGGTGGCAAATTTTTCGCCATCTTTCCTGCAAATTGGAAGATTATAGGTTGTAGTTATCCATAATGAGGAATTTTATGGGATATCTTGGGTGAAGGTGGTAGTATCTTAGTCAGTATAAGTGCGAGGGTGGCGACAGTTTAGTCAGATCCCGCTTTCAGGTGGCAGGAAATCAGTCAGATCGATTCTAAAGCAGAAACTTTAGGATAGGGCTATCTAAATCAAGAAGATTTATGGAATATCTTGGATGAAGTAACGATATAGCGGTTATGCGGGTGGAAAGACTAGTATCGGCTCGCTAGTCCCGCAAAATTCCGAAGGGTACTGATAACGGGCACCGGCATCAAGGCGCCGAGACACCGAAACACCGAAAGAATGCTTGTAATGACGGTGCCGCGTATGATATAATAATTTCGAGCCTTATAATCTTGAGGTAGGAAAATTCTCGTGCGTTGAGAGCTTTGGATGCGAGAGTGGCGGAATGGCAGACGCGCCAGACTTAGGATCTGGTGGGTAACCCCCGTACGGGTTCAAATCCCGTCTCTCGCACCATAGTATTTTCTAGCAGGCCTTTTGTAACTCCACCGCATTCCCCCGCACATAGATTTTCCAGCTGAAAAATGATGAGTCTAGTAGTGTTGGCTACCACACACGACCTGCCAAAAACCCGGGTCTAGTGGGGTCCTCCAGACGCACAAGATTCATCGCTACCCCTCCAGAGGGAGGGAAGTATCTTTTATGCCAAAGGTTGTCCGTCTTCGCAAGGATTCACCTGCCACCTGGGAAGAAGCTATGGAGTCCTATTTGTGGTTCAAGCAGGCCGGGGGACTATGGGAAAGCACATTAAAAGGCCAGTGGGAAGTAATCCGCCTGTTCTTCAATCGGCACCCCGAAGCATGGCAGGGAGACCTGAAACAGGCCGCATACAGGTTCTTCGTGGAGAATATCAAACCCGCCACCTACAACATTCGCCTTGCCTATCTGAAGTCATTCTTCGCCTGGTGTGTGAAGGAAGGCATCCTCACAGAAAACCCGCTATCGGAGTTTAAAAAGCGCAAAGCAGAAGGCTGGGTAGTCGAATTCGACGCCTCAATCCTCCAGGAGCTACTTGCCTTGCCTGACAAGGGGACATTCGCAGGATTGCGTGATTATAGCCTTATGCTGTTTGTGCCTAGGACTTGAGGCATAACTTCGCTACAGGGTTCCTTCGTAATGGAAGCCATGTGCTTGCCCTTCAGAGGATTCTCGGTCATTCAGACTTGAATATGACGAGGCGATATGTCAACCTGATTCAGCAAGACGTGCGGGATCAGCACAGCAAAGGGACCACGCTGAATACCCTGTTTCCGCGAAACCATAGGGTAAGGAAGACCAGAAGGGGTGACCAGGAATGACATTGCTTGCCTGGAAGTGCAAGTCGGTGCGGTAGTATCACCTATGTATAACAGGAGGACCCGTCAGGACGTGGCCTGAATCTCCCATGCTACTGCCGGAGTTGCGGGGGCTGGCTTGAGCGGGAGGACGTGGAATTTCTGTGTTCGCTGCAAGCACACTCTCGGCACAACGCAAATAGTTTTGGGGGATAGCCTATAATACGGGGGTAAATGGTAGGCATGGGTCCTTTGGGACTAGATGGTTTCTTGGGGG
Protein-coding sequences here:
- a CDS encoding AAA family ATPase, translating into MEGSALAGYRELSPDELRYDCDQSCLPFQTTEELPPLDEIIGQERAMRAVQFGLAMRNPGYNIFVTGPTGTGRSTYVQQAAKKFAENRPIPDDWCYVYNFHEPDVPLALRLPAGVGEQFREDMRDLVEDLKQVIPRAFESDEYEKQKTSILQEIHSMIEETLLTLHKRAEQEGFTLNQTPAGIVTIPLKEDGSPLTQEEFQNLPQEARQAIQEKNRRLQAQMNESVRRIRELEREGTLRIKQLDREVISYSIGPHLDRIQEKYKDYPVVASYLDSLREDLPRNLGQIRAEISRASGDEAVDASRETGDRAAQPGSSPEMSYLRRLTVNLFVNNSETRGAPVIYETNPTYYNLFGKIEYKGQMGTFFTDFTMIRSGAIHRANGGILILQARDLLFDPLAWDTLKRTLKNGEARVENIGEQFRIIPTVTLKPQPIPVDVKVILIGTPYLYQLLYHLDEDFRKYFKVKADFDDEMDRTPEHMNKYAQFIASVCKRQNLRPFDRSGVARVIEYSSRLLEKQDKLSTRFNDVVEIIYEANALAEADSAPIVTASHVDRAIEEKIYRSNKVEEKIRELIEKGIIYIETEGAVVGQVNGLSILDVGDYVFGRPSRITARTYVGDSGVVHIEREVKMSGRIHDKGALTLTGYLGSKYAQERPLSLSASICFEQLYEGVEGDSASSTELYALLSSLSGVPIKQGVAVTGSVDQLGRVQAIGGVNEKIEGFFMVCKAKGLTGEQGVLIPEDNVKDLMLKPEVVEAVRDGKFHIYSVKTIDDGIEVLTGMPAGQLQRDGNYPEGTINYLVRKRLDEFAEKIKEYHDS